In the genome of Pieris napi chromosome 16, ilPieNapi1.2, whole genome shotgun sequence, one region contains:
- the LOC125057514 gene encoding pH-sensitive chloride channel 2-like, translated as MRVLLVLCSLFLLIDYTTCQNTTVDLECPSLENGDTYTQSEFLSRLAHTCRYDHLLLPTYETRDVVYVHASAYIYVIQPADAHDLNFKLHFLLQLRWTDPRLAYLPYSPEREKIIGEDDLRSRVWAPHLYIPNEQSSNLMGTGRKDVLISIAPNGEVLFSRRMQGVLYCWMNLQKFPFDVQTCSLNLESWKYNASILRLMWEVDNPVRLSSELHLTEYSLLDYWTNESVVRGDIINMRLGGAGNYSALKFTFKLSREVGYYLMDYFIPSMMIVAMSWVSFWLQADASPPRITLGTSTMLSFITLASSQAKTLPKVSYIKASEIWFLGCTGFIFAALVEFAFVNTIFYRKSVAPLKKVNSKYILKSTLTPRLARKALQKEIEESSPQLSKSRSCSSLSQDTNNDPAGMGYNHYLTVHSFPSAINVPTITTESYDDLNTRQSPGRRHLNSGSENSDEPPPHHTWTEMTPKEIAAWIDKRSRVLFPLLFLCFNILYWTFVYCL; from the exons ATGAGAGTCCTTCTTGTTTTgtgttctttatttttgttaatagatTATACAACATGTCAAAATACTAC GGTCGATCTAGAATGTCCGTCCCTGGAAAATGGAGATACATACACACAATCGGAGTTTCTCTCCCGGCTTGCTCACACGTGTCGCTACGACCACCTCCTACTGCCGACCTATGAAACCCGCGACGTTGTCTATGTTCACGCCAGTGCTTATATATACGTCATTCAACCAGCTGATGCTCATGATTTg aactTTAAGCTACACTTTCTTCTTCAATTGCGATGGACAGATCCAAGATTGGCCTATTTACCGTATTCCCCAGAAAGGGAGAAGATTATTGGTGAAGACGACCTCCGATCTCGCGTTTGGGCACCGCACTTATACATTCCCAACGAACAATCGTCCAATTTGATGGGTACTGGTAGGAAGGATGTGCTTATATCGATAGCGCCAAATGGAGAAGTGCTGTTCAGTCGGCGGATGCAGGGTGTTCTGTATTGCTGGATGAACCTTCAGAAATTTCCATTTGATGTGCAGACATGTTCTCTGAATTTAGAGAGCT GGAAATACAACGCGTCCATTCTACGCTTGATGTGGGAGGTTGATAATCCCGTTCGGCTATCTTCAGAGCTGCATTTGACAGAATACTCTCTGCTCGACTATTGGACCAATGAGTCTGTTGTTCGAGGAGATATTATTAACATGAGATTGGGTGGAG CGGGTAACTACAGTGCTTTGAAATTTACATTCAAATTAAGCCGAGAGGTCGGTTACTACTTAATGGATTATTTCATCCCTTCTATGATGATCGTAGCCATGTCATGGGTCTCATTCTGGTTGCAAGCTGATGCTTCACCTCCACGAATCACACTgg gtACAAGTACCATGTTGTCGTTTATCACTCTGGCATCATCTCAAGCTAAAACTCTTCCAAAGGTTTCATACATCAAAGCAAGTGAAATCTGGTTCTTAGGCTGCACTGGTTTCATTTTCGCAGCCCTTGTTGAATTCGCATTCGTCAACACTATTTTCTACAGgaa GAGTGTTGCTCCTTTGAAGAAAGTCAACAGTAAATATATACTAAAGAGTACGTTAACTCCGCGGCTGGCACGTAAAGCTCTCCAGAAAGAGATAGAAGAATCATCACCACAGCTAAGCAAGTCTCGCTCATGTTCTTCACTGTCCCAGGATACTAATAATGATCCAGCAGGAATGGGATACAACCATTATCTTACGGTTCAT AGCTTCCCATCAGCAATAAACGTGCCAACAATTACAACAGAGAGCTACGACGATTTAAACACCAGACAGTCACCAGGAAGGCGACACCTTAACTCCGGTAGTGAAAACTCCGATGAGCCGCCACCGCATCATACATGGACAGAGATGACGCCCAAGGAAATTGCTGCTTGGATCGATAAACGCTCTAGAGTTCTATTTCCCTTACTAttcttatgttttaatatactttactGGACGTTTGTCTATTGTCTTTAA